A region from the Rhodopseudomonas julia genome encodes:
- a CDS encoding ExbD/TolR family protein, translating into MRLTQPRKSVPGDDLVPLINVVFLLLIFFLLAGTLMPAPSAPVEYVKAAAQPAPSIPANAVFVDADGNTYFDGEQLTGDALRQRLKAAEPGAGKIPLVLDRGVRMERLKPVFDDLTAAGIAKVELMTVRGSAR; encoded by the coding sequence ATGCGGCTCACTCAACCACGCAAATCCGTGCCGGGCGATGATCTCGTTCCGCTCATCAATGTCGTCTTTCTGCTTCTGATCTTCTTCCTGCTCGCCGGCACGCTGATGCCGGCACCCTCGGCGCCGGTGGAATACGTCAAGGCGGCGGCCCAACCAGCCCCCTCCATCCCGGCCAATGCCGTTTTTGTCGATGCCGACGGCAACACCTATTTCGACGGTGAGCAGCTGACGGGCGATGCTCTGCGCCAGCGCCTCAAGGCTGCTGAGCCCGGTGCCGGGAAAATCCCGCTCGTGCTCGATCGCGGCGTGAGGATGGAGCGGTTGAAGCCCGTCTTCGACGATCTGACTGCTGCCGGGATCGCGAAAGTGGAGCTGATGACCGTGCGAGGGAGCGCCCGGTGA
- a CDS encoding ExbD/TolR family protein has product MHISARAPRHRAMSMTPLIDVVFLLLLFFMLASTFARFGSVDVTLARETGAASRQAAPMRNVLISVREDGFYAVDGVPVELAALGERLNEKGGDDEARVIVRASSGAVAQDIVSAVDAARRAAIGPVLLVH; this is encoded by the coding sequence ATGCACATTAGCGCCCGCGCGCCGCGCCATCGCGCCATGAGCATGACGCCTTTGATCGACGTCGTCTTCCTGCTGCTACTCTTCTTCATGTTGGCCTCGACCTTCGCGCGCTTCGGCTCCGTCGATGTCACCCTGGCGCGCGAAACGGGCGCCGCGTCGCGCCAGGCGGCGCCGATGCGCAATGTCCTGATCTCCGTGCGCGAGGATGGCTTTTATGCTGTCGACGGCGTGCCGGTAGAGCTTGCAGCTCTTGGCGAGCGGCTGAATGAAAAAGGTGGTGACGACGAGGCGCGGGTGATCGTGCGTGCCTCCTCCGGTGCCGTCGCGCAGGACATCGTTTCGGCCGTCGACGCGGCGCGCCGGGCGGCGATCGGCCCGGTTCTTCTGGTCCATTGA
- a CDS encoding energy transducer TonB family protein: MTKDRVAWIVAAVVAVVLHAAALVTFTALPDSALDGGAGQPQAVSGIAEADFFQMMSDVSANEAESPSDVVETGEALDPVEETEVAETVAPETLEEVAPEEAPQPQDEVTAEPPEPEAVEQVPPERALPSEPDEVANARPAEEVEPVEEVLQSVEEVTEMTALSPQPEVAMPQARPDSVPQEVLEAYRAEKQAEREAAERRERERAEAAARRRAESQEAARRDAARSRPAPSAGARAGGGGSQAQGPSRRAMATYNSRIYAHLARYKRYPSGGRGDGTVTVRFTISASGAAGGVRLTGSSGDAALDRAAVAMVNRASPFPRIPPEFGRSSMTFTVPVSYTRR, encoded by the coding sequence GTGACGAAGGACCGGGTTGCCTGGATCGTTGCCGCTGTCGTCGCCGTCGTATTGCATGCGGCGGCCTTGGTCACGTTCACCGCCTTGCCAGATTCTGCGCTCGATGGCGGTGCCGGCCAGCCTCAAGCGGTCTCCGGTATTGCCGAGGCGGATTTCTTCCAGATGATGAGCGATGTGAGCGCCAACGAGGCCGAAAGCCCGAGCGACGTTGTCGAAACGGGTGAGGCGCTCGATCCCGTGGAGGAGACGGAGGTCGCCGAAACCGTTGCACCAGAAACGCTGGAGGAGGTCGCCCCCGAAGAGGCGCCGCAGCCTCAAGATGAGGTAACGGCCGAGCCGCCTGAACCGGAAGCCGTGGAACAGGTGCCGCCGGAGAGGGCGTTGCCGAGCGAGCCCGACGAGGTCGCGAACGCGCGACCGGCCGAAGAGGTGGAGCCGGTCGAAGAGGTGCTGCAGTCGGTGGAAGAGGTGACGGAGATGACCGCCCTCTCGCCTCAGCCTGAGGTGGCAATGCCGCAGGCGCGGCCCGACAGCGTGCCGCAGGAGGTGCTGGAAGCCTACCGCGCCGAAAAGCAGGCCGAGAGAGAAGCCGCCGAACGGCGCGAACGTGAGCGTGCCGAAGCGGCAGCCCGCCGTCGTGCCGAAAGCCAGGAGGCCGCGCGCCGGGACGCCGCCCGCAGCCGTCCGGCGCCGAGCGCCGGAGCACGTGCCGGTGGCGGCGGCAGTCAGGCGCAGGGGCCGAGCCGACGCGCGATGGCGACCTACAACAGCCGCATCTATGCCCATCTGGCGCGCTACAAACGCTATCCTTCCGGCGGGCGCGGCGATGGAACGGTGACCGTGCGCTTCACGATCTCCGCCTCGGGTGCGGCCGGCGGTGTGCGCCTCACGGGCTCTTCTGGCGATGCCGCGCTCGACCGGGCGGCCGTCGCCATGGTCAATCGGGCCTCACCCTTTCCGCGCATCCCGCCCGAGTTCGGGCGGAGCTCCATGACCTTTACCGTTCCCGTCAGCTATACGCGCCGCTAA
- the deoC gene encoding deoxyribose-phosphate aldolase: protein MPLKKDWFEEMRINASAVERRAGTLAGRRGLKKEWRAAWLLKALMAIDLTTLAGDDTPARVRRLCAKARRPSRSDLVDALGLADMPTVAAVCVYPTMVGPAVKALDGSGIPVASVATGFPAGLMPLPLRLEEIRYAVSQGASEIDIVITRAHVFAQDWQALYDEVAAMREACGAAHMKAILATGDLKTFQNVYSASMVAMMAGADFIKTSTGKEDVNATLPVSLVMVRAIRDYLDRTGVKIGFKPAGGLKTAKDALAWQILMKEELGRDWLERDLFRIGASSLLGDIERQIEQFITGRPSSAVRHAVG from the coding sequence ATGCCGCTCAAGAAAGACTGGTTCGAGGAGATGCGCATCAATGCCTCGGCCGTGGAGCGGCGAGCCGGTACGCTGGCGGGGCGTCGGGGGCTGAAAAAGGAATGGCGGGCGGCCTGGCTTTTGAAGGCGCTGATGGCGATCGATCTCACCACGTTGGCGGGGGACGACACGCCGGCGCGTGTGCGCCGTCTCTGCGCCAAGGCGCGGCGGCCGTCGCGGAGCGATCTCGTCGATGCGCTCGGGCTTGCCGACATGCCGACCGTCGCTGCCGTCTGTGTTTATCCGACCATGGTCGGCCCGGCCGTGAAGGCGTTGGACGGCTCCGGCATTCCTGTCGCATCCGTCGCCACGGGCTTTCCGGCCGGTCTGATGCCGCTGCCGCTCCGACTGGAGGAAATCCGCTACGCCGTCTCGCAGGGGGCGAGCGAGATCGATATCGTGATCACCCGCGCCCATGTCTTCGCGCAGGACTGGCAGGCCCTCTATGACGAGGTGGCGGCGATGCGCGAAGCCTGCGGCGCCGCCCATATGAAGGCGATCCTGGCGACCGGCGATCTGAAGACGTTTCAGAATGTCTACAGCGCCTCCATGGTGGCGATGATGGCCGGGGCCGATTTCATCAAGACATCCACCGGCAAGGAGGATGTGAACGCCACCCTGCCGGTCTCGCTCGTCATGGTGCGGGCGATCCGCGATTATCTCGATCGAACGGGGGTGAAAATCGGCTTCAAGCCGGCGGGTGGGCTGAAGACGGCGAAGGACGCGCTCGCCTGGCAGATCCTGATGAAGGAAGAGCTCGGCCGGGACTGGCTGGAACGCGATCTCTTTCGTATCGGCGCAAGTTCGCTGCTTGGCGACATCGAACGGCAGATCGAACAATTCATCACCGGGCGCCCTTCATCTGCGGTGCGTCATGCGGTGGGATGA
- a CDS encoding ArsR/SmtB family transcription factor yields MIPASERAADLMRSLSHPQRLLVLCALGREEKSVSQLRKELGGIDQVPMSQHLMRLRADGLVLSRRKGTNVFYRIARPEVLVVIETLHGAYCTPPMAAED; encoded by the coding sequence ATGATCCCCGCATCGGAGCGCGCAGCCGACCTCATGCGCAGCCTCTCGCATCCGCAGAGGCTGCTCGTTTTGTGCGCGTTGGGGCGGGAAGAAAAATCGGTCAGCCAGCTGCGCAAAGAGCTCGGCGGCATCGACCAAGTGCCTATGTCACAACACCTTATGCGGCTGAGGGCGGATGGCCTGGTGCTCTCCAGGCGTAAGGGCACGAACGTCTTTTACCGCATTGCCCGCCCCGAAGTTCTCGTCGTCATCGAGACCTTGCACGGCGCCTATTGCACCCCGCCGATGGCGGCCGAGGACTAG
- a CDS encoding YgaP family membrane protein: protein MTVDRAVLAFAGCMILLSLLLGYATSPYWYLLTAFIGLNLLQASFTGFCPAAFIFKKMGMQPGVAFS, encoded by the coding sequence ATGACAGTCGACCGTGCCGTCCTCGCCTTTGCTGGCTGCATGATCCTTTTGTCGCTGCTTTTGGGTTATGCGACATCGCCGTACTGGTATCTTTTGACGGCGTTCATCGGCCTCAATCTGCTGCAGGCGTCCTTTACGGGCTTCTGCCCGGCCGCCTTCATCTTCAAGAAGATGGGCATGCAGCCCGGCGTCGCTTTCTCGTAA
- a CDS encoding efflux RND transporter periplasmic adaptor subunit has protein sequence MLNVARQSSAAAKAFAAILLALVALPVGASPAASAEMTVTPRVVPETKAVFGQVKSRDVVAARARIGGTIEKISVDEGSEVEKGEMIAVIIDDKIPIQKRAADAKIEVLRSQLANANTDLERAQQLRTTGAVSQSRLDEASTQVQVYTNQLAAAEAERAVIEQNAREGEVLAPASGRVIDVPVTPGSVVMAGDQIATVAGGGYFLRLSLPERHAAEIVEGDMVKVGDRVLSADGIAREVEPRTGRLVKVYPEIEDGKVKADVEVEGLGDYFVGERTLVWIPVATREVLAVPRRAVTTRHGIDYVTLQTEEGPVEVAVVLGRSFASQAKDEAANTSASDANAETVEILSGLEAGDRVVLP, from the coding sequence ATGCTGAATGTTGCCCGGCAGAGTTCTGCCGCTGCGAAAGCCTTTGCCGCGATCCTTCTCGCTCTGGTTGCCCTGCCCGTGGGGGCCTCACCTGCGGCCTCCGCCGAAATGACGGTCACGCCGCGCGTCGTGCCGGAGACCAAGGCCGTGTTCGGCCAGGTCAAAAGCCGCGATGTCGTCGCTGCTCGTGCGCGCATCGGCGGGACGATCGAGAAGATTTCCGTCGATGAGGGGAGCGAGGTCGAGAAGGGAGAGATGATAGCCGTCATCATCGACGACAAGATCCCGATTCAAAAGAGGGCGGCCGATGCGAAGATCGAAGTCCTGCGCTCGCAGCTCGCCAATGCCAACACGGATCTGGAGCGCGCCCAACAGCTGCGCACCACCGGCGCCGTTTCGCAATCGCGTCTCGACGAGGCTTCGACGCAGGTCCAGGTCTATACCAATCAACTTGCGGCCGCCGAAGCCGAGCGCGCCGTTATCGAGCAGAATGCCCGCGAGGGCGAAGTGCTGGCGCCTGCCTCGGGGCGCGTGATCGATGTGCCGGTAACGCCGGGCTCCGTCGTCATGGCCGGCGATCAGATCGCCACCGTCGCCGGAGGCGGTTATTTCCTGAGATTGTCGCTGCCAGAGCGCCATGCGGCAGAGATTGTCGAGGGCGACATGGTGAAGGTCGGCGACCGGGTGTTGAGCGCCGACGGCATTGCGCGCGAGGTCGAGCCGCGCACCGGTCGCCTCGTCAAAGTCTATCCGGAGATCGAGGACGGCAAGGTGAAGGCCGATGTCGAGGTCGAAGGCCTCGGCGATTATTTCGTCGGCGAGCGCACGCTCGTCTGGATCCCGGTGGCGACGCGAGAGGTTCTGGCCGTGCCGCGCCGGGCGGTGACGACGCGTCACGGGATCGACTACGTCACGCTTCAGACTGAGGAGGGGCCCGTCGAAGTCGCCGTGGTTCTCGGACGGAGTTTTGCCTCGCAGGCGAAAGATGAGGCCGCCAATACGAGTGCTTCAGACGCGAACGCCGAAACGGTCGAGATCCTAAGCGGCCTCGAAGCGGGCGACCGGGTAGTCCTGCCATGA
- a CDS encoding MotA/TolQ/ExbB proton channel family protein: MTNSANFEAPTRLAQATPDVAPSDAMRTADGAEPPAGSGAPDGASPDAFGADPGTATAPMGAPESALPPDMTGAGGHHILGFDFDRALGFLDLGGPVVAILIVLSIVALAIIIRKLFDILPLAGGRRGRVAGAVRDWRQGERREALAKVRDLKGPTATVVATAMALSMKRVAPSVLREEVERVANEELYRLRRHLRGLEAIAQVAPLLGLFGTILGMIEAFQTLQGAGSNVDPAMLAGGIWVALLTTAVGLAVAIPCNLALHWFEGRIDRERQAIENLATSVMTTAEARLHLGERAGEEEALSAHLTEPVHAH; the protein is encoded by the coding sequence ATGACGAATTCCGCAAATTTCGAAGCCCCCACGCGCCTTGCTCAGGCGACCCCTGACGTTGCGCCCTCCGACGCGATGCGCACTGCCGACGGCGCCGAGCCTCCGGCTGGTTCAGGAGCTCCGGATGGCGCGAGCCCGGATGCGTTCGGAGCCGATCCCGGGACAGCGACGGCGCCGATGGGCGCGCCCGAAAGCGCCCTGCCGCCGGACATGACGGGCGCCGGCGGGCATCATATTCTGGGTTTCGACTTCGACCGCGCGCTCGGCTTCCTCGATCTCGGCGGTCCGGTTGTGGCGATCCTGATCGTTCTGTCGATCGTGGCGCTCGCCATCATCATTCGCAAGCTCTTCGACATTCTGCCGTTGGCCGGCGGCCGACGTGGTCGCGTCGCGGGTGCCGTGCGCGATTGGCGGCAGGGCGAGCGGCGCGAGGCGCTTGCCAAAGTGCGGGACCTCAAGGGACCGACGGCGACGGTGGTCGCAACGGCCATGGCCTTGTCGATGAAGCGGGTTGCGCCCTCCGTCCTGCGCGAAGAGGTGGAGCGGGTGGCGAACGAGGAGCTTTATCGCCTGCGCCGGCATCTGCGCGGGCTTGAAGCGATTGCGCAGGTGGCGCCGCTTCTCGGTCTATTCGGCACCATTCTCGGCATGATCGAGGCCTTTCAGACGTTGCAGGGAGCTGGCTCCAACGTCGATCCGGCGATGCTCGCCGGCGGCATCTGGGTGGCGCTTCTGACGACGGCTGTCGGCCTTGCCGTCGCCATTCCGTGCAACCTTGCCCTCCATTGGTTCGAGGGACGCATCGATCGGGAACGGCAGGCGATCGAGAATCTCGCCACCTCCGTTATGACGACGGCCGAGGCGCGCCTCCATCTGGGCGAACGGGCGGGTGAGGAAGAGGCGCTCTCCGCGCACCTGACGGAGCCTGTCCATGCACATTAG
- a CDS encoding NAD(P)/FAD-dependent oxidoreductase: MAKIVVMGAGLGGIVMAYEMKAKLNREDELTVVHLGGTYSFVPSNPWVAVGWRQPSEITVEVGPVLARKGIGFRPEGARRVHPQENRVELNDGTFLDYDYLIIATGPDLAFDEIEGMGPEAGTQSICQIEHAVQAKAAFDELVKKPGPVVVGAVQGASCFGPAYEFAFVLDTALRRAKKRDQVPMTFVTPEPYIGHLGLDGVGDTKGLLESALREHHIKWITNARTVKAEGGTMVVEELHDDGTLKATHELPFTFSMMLPAFRGVPAVHGIEGLTNPRGFITIDRHQRNETYPNVFAIGVCVAIPPVGKTALPVGVPKTGFMIESMVTATAENISALLKGQEPHAVASWNAVCLADFGDDGIAFIAQPQIPPRNVNWSSQGRWVHAAKIGFERYFLRKIRQGQSASFLENVVLDALGIKKLKEIHMEAAE, from the coding sequence ATGGCGAAGATTGTGGTGATGGGAGCCGGGCTCGGCGGCATCGTGATGGCCTACGAGATGAAGGCAAAGCTCAACCGGGAAGATGAACTGACCGTCGTGCATCTCGGCGGCACATATTCCTTCGTGCCGTCCAATCCGTGGGTGGCGGTGGGCTGGCGGCAGCCGTCCGAGATCACGGTGGAAGTGGGCCCGGTTCTGGCGCGCAAGGGGATCGGTTTCCGACCGGAAGGCGCGCGCCGTGTCCACCCGCAGGAAAATCGCGTCGAGCTCAATGACGGGACGTTCCTCGATTACGATTATCTCATCATCGCGACCGGCCCGGATCTCGCCTTCGACGAAATCGAAGGAATGGGGCCTGAGGCCGGAACGCAATCGATCTGCCAGATCGAACATGCCGTGCAGGCGAAGGCGGCCTTCGACGAATTGGTGAAGAAGCCGGGGCCGGTCGTCGTCGGCGCTGTTCAGGGCGCCTCCTGTTTCGGTCCGGCCTACGAATTCGCCTTCGTGCTCGACACGGCTCTCCGCCGCGCCAAGAAGCGCGACCAGGTGCCGATGACCTTCGTCACGCCGGAACCTTATATCGGCCATCTCGGCCTTGATGGCGTCGGCGACACCAAGGGCCTTTTGGAGAGCGCGCTGCGTGAACACCACATCAAGTGGATCACCAATGCGCGGACGGTGAAGGCGGAAGGCGGCACGATGGTTGTGGAGGAACTCCACGACGACGGCACGCTGAAGGCGACGCACGAACTGCCCTTTACCTTTTCCATGATGCTGCCGGCCTTCCGCGGCGTGCCCGCGGTCCATGGCATCGAAGGCCTCACCAACCCGCGCGGCTTCATCACCATCGACCGCCACCAGCGCAACGAGACCTATCCGAATGTCTTTGCGATCGGCGTGTGCGTGGCGATCCCGCCCGTCGGAAAGACGGCGCTGCCGGTGGGCGTCCCCAAGACCGGTTTTATGATCGAATCCATGGTGACGGCGACGGCGGAGAACATTTCCGCTCTCCTGAAAGGCCAGGAGCCGCATGCCGTCGCCTCCTGGAACGCCGTCTGCCTTGCCGATTTCGGCGACGACGGCATTGCCTTTATCGCTCAACCCCAGATCCCGCCGCGCAACGTCAATTGGTCTTCGCAGGGGCGGTGGGTGCACGCCGCGAAGATCGGCTTCGAGCGCTACTTCCTGCGCAAGATCCGCCAGGGGCAGAGCGCGAGTTTCCTCGAAAACGTCGTGCTCGATGCTCTCGGCATCAAGAAGCTCAAGGAAATCCACATGGAGGCCGCTGAATAG
- a CDS encoding efflux RND transporter permease subunit, translated as MKLGLAGGLTKSFISSPLTPLLLLASFALGLVALVTLPREEEPQISVPMVDIHVRADGLKAEDAVKLVTEPLETIVKSIDGVEHVYSQTGDDAAMVTARFEVGTSSDAAILRVHEKIRANMDEIPTGIPEPLIVGRGIDDVAIVVVTLSPEPDAAGRWSENDLTRIARELQVEIAKLPDIGLTYIVGEQPEEIRIEPDPEKLSLYGITLEQLSGKLKGANRSFEAGTVRADGGQRVLVGGQTLQTLPEIGNLLLTARDGRPVYVRDVADITLATDPKETRVANVAKTDAGLTRVPAVSLAIAKRHGTNAVVIADEIVHRLHEVKGEIFPEDIAMTITRNYGETANEKANELLFHLGLATISIVVLVAIAIGWREAMVVAVVIPTTILLTLFASRLMGYTLNRVSLFALIFSIGILVDDAIVVIENIARHWAMRDGRSKRQAAIEAVAEVGNPTIVATLTVVAALLPMLFVSGMMGPYMSPIPANASGAMLFSFFVAVTLTPWLMMKLGRRDEGAVSTHAGHQIGLLGRFYIAVARPILVTRAGAWVFLIVVGIATLASLSLFYTKHVTVKLLPFDNKTELQVVVDLPEGSSVEATDRALQKIVTRLADIPEVVSFQTYAGTAAPFNFNGLVRHYYIRANPEQGDVEVNLLGKDERDRSSHAIALAMREALVGLDLPAGTALKVVEPPPGPPVLSTLLAEIYGPDGETRRAVARKVRDIFEEVPFIVDVDDSFGNPAERSRIAIDQDNLEYYRVEQGDVYDTISALYSGSTLGYSHRGGGRHPIPIVMRLSKGDKVLDERALSTPVAADALPGNRSIVELGDVVNVTEEQASYPIFRHNGRAAVMVQAELAGEYEAPIYGMLAVDKKIDETDWGDLPKPTVKLHGQPQDEAHPTLLWDGEWEVTWVTFRDMGAAFGVAILGIYILVVAQFGSFKLPLVILTPIPLTFIGIMLGHWLFDAPFTATSMIGFIALAGIIVRNSILLADFIRHAQTADPERPLLDVLLEAGAIRFKPILLTALAAMIGAAVILADPIFQGLAISLLFGLASSTALTVLVIPAIYVALKGHKRRPRREIASQDT; from the coding sequence ATGAAGCTCGGCCTTGCTGGCGGCCTGACGAAATCCTTCATTTCATCGCCGCTCACACCGCTTCTTCTGCTCGCCTCCTTTGCGCTCGGCCTTGTGGCCCTCGTCACGCTGCCACGCGAAGAGGAACCGCAGATTTCCGTGCCGATGGTCGACATCCATGTGCGGGCCGACGGACTGAAGGCGGAAGACGCTGTCAAGCTCGTGACGGAGCCCTTGGAGACGATCGTCAAAAGCATCGACGGCGTCGAACACGTCTATTCGCAGACCGGCGACGACGCCGCCATGGTGACGGCGCGGTTCGAAGTCGGCACGTCTTCCGATGCGGCCATCCTGCGGGTCCACGAAAAAATTCGCGCCAATATGGATGAGATCCCGACCGGGATCCCCGAGCCCTTGATCGTCGGCCGCGGCATCGACGATGTGGCGATCGTGGTCGTTACGCTGTCGCCCGAGCCGGATGCGGCCGGGCGCTGGTCGGAAAACGACCTGACGCGGATTGCGCGCGAATTGCAGGTGGAGATCGCCAAACTCCCCGATATCGGCCTCACCTATATCGTCGGCGAGCAGCCGGAAGAGATCCGCATCGAACCGGATCCGGAAAAACTCTCGCTTTACGGCATCACCCTGGAACAGCTTTCCGGCAAGCTTAAGGGCGCCAACCGGTCCTTCGAAGCCGGAACCGTGCGCGCCGATGGCGGACAGAGGGTTCTCGTCGGGGGGCAGACGCTGCAGACATTGCCGGAGATCGGAAATCTGCTTCTGACGGCGCGCGATGGCCGCCCCGTCTATGTGCGCGACGTCGCCGACATCACGCTCGCGACCGATCCGAAGGAGACGCGTGTCGCCAACGTCGCCAAGACCGACGCCGGCCTGACGCGCGTGCCGGCCGTGTCGCTCGCGATCGCCAAGCGTCACGGTACCAACGCCGTCGTCATCGCTGATGAGATCGTCCACCGCCTGCACGAGGTCAAAGGCGAGATCTTCCCCGAAGACATCGCCATGACCATCACCCGCAATTACGGGGAGACGGCGAACGAGAAGGCGAACGAGCTTCTCTTTCATCTGGGGCTCGCAACGATTTCGATCGTCGTTCTGGTGGCGATCGCGATCGGCTGGCGCGAGGCCATGGTCGTTGCCGTCGTCATCCCGACGACCATCCTTCTGACGCTCTTCGCCTCTCGCCTGATGGGTTACACGCTCAACCGCGTCAGTCTCTTTGCGCTGATCTTTTCCATCGGCATCCTGGTCGACGACGCGATCGTCGTCATCGAGAACATCGCCCGCCACTGGGCGATGCGCGACGGCCGATCCAAACGTCAGGCCGCGATCGAAGCGGTGGCGGAGGTCGGAAATCCGACGATCGTCGCGACCTTGACCGTGGTGGCAGCCCTTCTCCCGATGCTCTTCGTGTCGGGCATGATGGGCCCCTATATGAGCCCGATCCCGGCGAATGCGTCGGGTGCGATGCTCTTCTCGTTCTTCGTCGCGGTGACGCTGACGCCGTGGCTGATGATGAAGCTCGGGCGCCGCGACGAGGGAGCGGTAAGCACCCATGCCGGCCATCAGATCGGTCTTCTCGGCCGCTTCTATATTGCCGTGGCGCGCCCCATCCTGGTGACGCGCGCGGGCGCCTGGGTCTTCCTGATCGTCGTCGGCATCGCCACGCTCGCTTCGCTGTCGCTCTTCTACACGAAGCATGTGACGGTGAAGCTCCTTCCCTTCGACAACAAGACAGAGCTTCAGGTGGTCGTCGATCTGCCGGAAGGGTCCTCCGTCGAGGCGACCGATCGGGCGCTGCAGAAGATCGTCACGAGACTGGCCGATATTCCCGAAGTGGTCTCCTTCCAGACCTATGCGGGAACGGCTGCCCCCTTCAATTTCAACGGGCTGGTTCGCCACTATTATATCCGCGCCAATCCCGAGCAGGGCGACGTAGAGGTCAATCTTCTCGGCAAGGACGAGCGCGACCGCTCGAGCCACGCGATCGCGCTTGCCATGCGCGAGGCGCTTGTCGGTCTCGATCTGCCGGCAGGCACCGCGCTCAAAGTGGTCGAGCCGCCACCGGGTCCTCCGGTCCTCTCCACGCTTCTGGCTGAGATCTACGGGCCGGACGGCGAGACCCGTCGTGCGGTGGCGCGAAAAGTCCGCGACATTTTCGAGGAAGTGCCGTTCATCGTCGACGTCGACGACAGCTTCGGCAACCCGGCCGAGCGCAGCCGCATCGCCATCGATCAGGACAATCTGGAATATTACCGGGTGGAGCAGGGCGACGTGTATGACACGATCAGCGCGCTCTATTCCGGTTCGACGCTCGGCTATTCGCATCGCGGCGGAGGCCGGCATCCGATCCCGATCGTTATGCGGTTGTCGAAGGGCGACAAGGTGCTCGACGAGCGTGCCCTGTCGACGCCAGTGGCCGCCGATGCGCTCCCTGGCAACCGCTCGATCGTGGAACTCGGCGATGTGGTCAACGTCACGGAGGAGCAGGCCTCCTATCCGATCTTCCGCCACAATGGCCGCGCTGCCGTGATGGTGCAGGCGGAGCTCGCCGGTGAATATGAAGCCCCGATCTACGGGATGCTCGCCGTCGACAAGAAGATCGACGAGACCGATTGGGGTGATCTGCCGAAGCCGACGGTCAAGCTGCATGGTCAGCCGCAGGACGAAGCCCATCCGACGCTTCTATGGGACGGCGAATGGGAGGTGACCTGGGTGACCTTCCGCGACATGGGCGCAGCTTTCGGCGTCGCCATTCTGGGCATCTACATCCTGGTCGTGGCCCAGTTCGGATCCTTCAAGCTGCCGCTCGTCATCCTCACGCCGATCCCTCTGACCTTCATCGGCATCATGCTCGGTCATTGGCTCTTCGATGCGCCCTTTACGGCGACCTCGATGATCGGCTTCATCGCACTTGCCGGCATCATCGTCAGAAACTCGATCCTGCTCGCGGACTTCATCCGACACGCGCAGACGGCAGACCCTGAGCGGCCGCTCCTCGACGTGCTTCTGGAGGCGGGCGCCATCCGCTTCAAGCCGATCCTTCTGACGGCGCTCGCCGCTATGATCGGGGCCGCCGTGATCCTTGCCGATCCGATCTTCCAGGGGCTGGCGATCTCGCTTCTCTTCGGCCTCGCCTCCTCGACGGCGCTCACGGTCCTCGTCATTCCGGCGATCTATGTGGCACTCAAAGGCCACAAGCGTCGGCCGAGACGGGAGATTGCTTCACAGGACACTTGA